In one window of Bacteriovorax sp. BAL6_X DNA:
- the arsH gene encoding arsenical resistance protein ArsH, which translates to MKYLESEKFNLKAPETKPSEHKPRILILYGSLRERSYSRLLAEEAGKILEHMGAEVRFFNPDGLPVYDYDRSVEHPKVKELRELSLWSEGQVWSSPELHGNMSGLMKTQIDWIPLSIGAVRPTQGRTLAVMQVSGGSQSFNAVNNMRILGRWMRMITIPNQSSVAKAYQEFEEDGAMKESSFRDRVVDVMEELMRFTYLTRDQADFLVDRYSERKN; encoded by the coding sequence ATGAAGTATTTAGAAAGCGAAAAATTTAATTTAAAAGCACCAGAGACGAAACCATCTGAGCATAAACCACGTATCCTTATTCTCTATGGTTCACTAAGAGAGCGCTCATACTCAAGGCTACTTGCTGAAGAAGCCGGAAAAATCCTTGAGCATATGGGAGCTGAAGTGAGGTTCTTTAACCCTGATGGCCTTCCAGTTTATGACTATGACCGCTCAGTTGAGCATCCAAAAGTAAAAGAGTTAAGAGAGCTTAGCCTTTGGTCTGAAGGACAAGTTTGGTCATCTCCTGAGCTACATGGAAATATGTCGGGGCTAATGAAGACACAAATTGATTGGATTCCTCTATCAATTGGCGCTGTTCGCCCGACACAAGGAAGGACTCTGGCCGTCATGCAAGTTAGCGGTGGCTCACAAAGTTTTAATGCTGTTAATAATATGAGAATTCTTGGCCGATGGATGCGTATGATTACCATTCCAAACCAATCCTCTGTAGCTAAGGCCTATCAAGAATTTGAAGAAGATGGTGCCATGAAAGAATCAAGTTTTCGTGACCGTGTCGTCGATGTCATGGAAGAGCTTATGCGCTTTACCTACCTGACAAGAGATCAAGCTGATTTTCTAGTTGATCGCTATAGTGAACGTAAGAATTAA
- the arsB gene encoding ACR3 family arsenite efflux transporter produces the protein MGFFERYLSIWVTICIVAGIVLGKFLGTSITVLSDMNIATVNIPVAILVWLMIFPMMVQIDFNSIADVGKNPKGLSLTVIINWLIKPFTMAFFAWLFFSKIYAAYLSPELAQEYIAGAILLGAAPCTAMVFVWSYLTKGDPEYTLVQVAINDLILLVAFIPIVQFLLGVTSISIPYDTLISSVVIFVVIPLLAGYIANKVLIKRFGMKWFSEVFMARLKPISIVALLTTLILLFAFQGEKILANPMHILLIAIPLTIQTYFIFFVSWGIGRKMCLPHNILSPGSMIGASNFFELAVAVAIALFGLNSGAALTTVVGVLIEVPVMLSLVKIANKWRY, from the coding sequence ATGGGATTTTTTGAACGCTATTTAAGTATTTGGGTAACAATCTGTATTGTAGCTGGAATCGTTCTAGGCAAGTTTCTTGGAACATCAATAACTGTTTTAAGTGACATGAATATTGCCACAGTAAATATACCTGTTGCTATTCTTGTGTGGCTTATGATTTTTCCTATGATGGTCCAAATTGATTTCAACTCCATCGCAGATGTTGGAAAGAACCCAAAAGGCCTAAGTCTAACAGTGATTATCAACTGGCTTATAAAACCTTTTACCATGGCCTTCTTTGCATGGTTATTCTTCTCAAAAATTTATGCAGCTTATTTAAGTCCAGAGCTTGCACAAGAATATATCGCAGGTGCCATTCTTCTAGGAGCCGCACCTTGTACGGCAATGGTCTTTGTTTGGTCATATTTAACAAAGGGCGATCCAGAATACACTCTCGTTCAAGTTGCCATAAATGACTTAATTCTCCTTGTGGCCTTCATACCAATTGTTCAATTCCTATTAGGTGTCACAAGTATTTCAATTCCATACGACACTCTCATTAGCTCAGTTGTAATCTTCGTAGTGATTCCACTACTTGCTGGCTATATCGCAAATAAAGTCCTAATCAAAAGATTTGGTATGAAATGGTTTAGCGAAGTCTTTATGGCAAGACTTAAGCCTATTTCCATTGTTGCACTTTTAACAACACTTATTCTTCTTTTTGCCTTTCAGGGAGAAAAAATTCTAGCGAACCCAATGCATATTCTTCTCATTGCCATTCCTCTAACAATTCAGACTTACTTTATCTTCTTTGTGAGCTGGGGAATTGGTCGTAAGATGTGCTTACCACATAATATTTTATCCCCTGGTTCAATGATTGGGGCCAGTAATTTCTTTGAACTTGCCGTGGCCGTTGCCATTGCACTATTTGGACTTAATTCAGGAGCGGCCCTAACAACTGTAGTGGGGGTACTAATTGAGGTCCCCGTCATGTTAAGCCTCGTTAAGATTGCAAATAAGTGGAGATACTAA
- a CDS encoding arsenate reductase ArsC, with amino-acid sequence MKKNILFLCTGNSCRSQMAEGWGKALKGDKYNFYSAGTKKHGLNPYAIKVMKEVGVDISTHTSNTTDELDVKMDIVITVCSDANENCPYFPGGKIIHIGFDDPPRLTKDLSDEEEILKVYRRVRDEIKETILTLEERI; translated from the coding sequence ATGAAAAAGAATATCCTATTTCTTTGCACTGGAAATTCTTGTCGATCTCAAATGGCCGAAGGCTGGGGCAAGGCCCTAAAAGGCGACAAGTATAACTTCTATTCGGCAGGAACAAAAAAACACGGACTCAATCCCTATGCCATCAAAGTGATGAAAGAAGTTGGTGTTGATATTTCAACTCACACATCAAATACAACTGACGAACTAGACGTAAAAATGGATATCGTTATCACAGTTTGTAGTGACGCCAATGAGAATTGTCCCTACTTTCCAGGTGGCAAGATCATTCATATCGGTTTTGATGATCCTCCTCGCCTAACAAAGGACCTTAGTGACGAAGAAGAAATACTTAAAGTCTATCGTCGTGTGAGAGATGAAATAAAAGAGACAATTTTAACTTTAGAAGAGAGAATATAA
- a CDS encoding MerR family DNA-binding protein, with protein sequence MKTQLTIGKLADASGVNLETIRFYERKGILIQPKKQGAFRYYPDEYITRIKFIKRSQELGFTLSETKELLDLRIKNHAKCSDVLSKTEAKINEINEKIKDLKKMKKSLQGLATCCVDESQPLSDCPILDCFLSTKKRK encoded by the coding sequence ATGAAAACACAACTGACCATAGGAAAACTGGCCGATGCCTCCGGTGTTAATCTTGAAACCATTCGCTTTTATGAGCGAAAAGGCATTCTTATTCAACCTAAAAAGCAAGGTGCTTTCAGGTACTACCCTGATGAGTACATCACTAGAATTAAATTTATTAAAAGGTCACAAGAGCTTGGCTTCACATTAAGTGAAACAAAGGAGCTCTTAGACCTTAGGATAAAGAATCACGCAAAGTGCAGTGACGTTCTCTCCAAAACAGAAGCTAAAATTAATGAAATAAATGAAAAGATAAAAGACCTAAAGAAGATGAAGAAGTCCCTTCAAGGACTTGCCACTTGCTGTGTTGATGAAAGTCAGCCGCTTAGTGACTGCCCAATTCTTGACTGCTTTCTATCAACAAAGAAAAGAAAATGA
- a CDS encoding dihydroorotase, with product MKFDLIIKNGTLHSSQKSWQEDIGIKDGKIVKLAKFNEDELSNATRVIDAQGLDILPGLIDSQVHFREPGLTHKEDIAHGSKAAVLGGICTFFEMPNTKPATTSVEATQVKVDIAKETSYANFGFFIGASGKNLDELIKSQDMVGCSGVKIFLGSSTGDLLLYDTDKLVEIFKTLDCHISVHSESEERLHANVAIRDNANGDVHAHYKWRDAQTALESTKMIIEVAKKAGRKVHILHLTTKDEIEFLKDQKEHCTIEVTPQHLTLFAPDIYDKLGTLAQMNPPIRTKDHTDGLWEGLKNGVIDVFGSDHAPHTLEEKDQPYPASPSGMPGVQTMLPVMLTHVEAGRLNLSDIVTYLAENPASLFKLNKGFIKEGLDGDLTILDMNKKFTIKNEDQASKVGWTPFNGMEVQGTPTYTIVSGQVAMEHGKAFKVQAQPIVRGK from the coding sequence ATGAAATTCGACCTCATCATCAAAAACGGCACTCTACACTCTTCACAAAAAAGCTGGCAAGAAGATATCGGGATTAAAGACGGTAAGATAGTAAAATTAGCTAAATTTAATGAAGATGAGCTCTCAAATGCGACTAGAGTAATTGACGCACAAGGACTCGATATCCTACCTGGGCTTATCGACTCACAAGTTCATTTTAGAGAGCCAGGTCTCACTCATAAAGAAGATATAGCCCATGGCTCAAAAGCTGCTGTTCTTGGTGGAATTTGCACCTTCTTTGAGATGCCAAATACCAAGCCTGCAACAACAAGTGTTGAGGCAACTCAAGTTAAAGTTGATATCGCCAAAGAAACATCTTACGCCAACTTTGGCTTCTTCATTGGAGCAAGTGGAAAGAATTTAGATGAACTTATAAAGTCTCAAGATATGGTTGGCTGTTCTGGAGTAAAAATCTTTCTAGGAAGCTCTACAGGGGATCTTCTTCTCTATGATACAGATAAATTAGTTGAGATCTTTAAAACTCTTGATTGTCATATTTCAGTTCACAGTGAAAGTGAAGAAAGACTTCACGCCAATGTTGCCATTCGTGACAATGCCAATGGTGACGTTCACGCTCACTATAAATGGCGTGATGCCCAGACGGCCCTTGAATCAACAAAGATGATTATCGAAGTTGCAAAAAAAGCAGGACGAAAGGTTCACATCCTTCACCTTACAACAAAAGATGAAATTGAATTTTTAAAAGACCAAAAAGAACATTGTACAATAGAGGTCACACCTCAACACCTGACTCTCTTTGCTCCAGATATCTATGACAAGCTTGGAACTCTTGCTCAGATGAATCCACCAATCCGTACCAAGGATCATACAGATGGACTTTGGGAAGGACTAAAAAATGGTGTCATCGATGTCTTTGGTAGTGATCACGCTCCTCACACTTTAGAAGAAAAGGATCAACCGTACCCAGCATCTCCTTCAGGTATGCCAGGAGTCCAAACGATGCTGCCAGTGATGCTAACTCACGTTGAAGCAGGCCGCTTAAATCTTTCTGATATCGTAACTTACCTTGCAGAAAATCCAGCGAGTCTTTTCAAACTCAATAAAGGTTTTATTAAAGAAGGTTTGGACGGAGACCTCACAATCCTTGATATGAATAAAAAATTCACAATTAAAAATGAAGATCAGGCATCGAAAGTTGGATGGACTCCATTTAATGGAATGGAAGTTCAAGGAACGCCGACTTATACAATTGTTAGCGGACAAGTTGCAATGGAGCATGGAAAGGCTTTTAAGGTTCAGGCCCAACCAATTGTACGTGGAAAGTAA
- the cysS gene encoding cysteine--tRNA ligase, with product MSLVVYNTLTKKKETFTPLEEGKVKLYLCGPTVYGPLHIGNFRGPIFFNFARNWMEHIGYDVNFVYNYTDVDDKIINKANEEGVDSLEISERYIKYFQEDFGRLGLRPHTHNPKVTDYIPQIIEYVQGIIDNGMAYVVDGEVFYETTKLDSYGELSGVNLDELNSGERVEVDERKKDPKDFVLWKPAKPGEPSWDSPWGKGRPGWHIECSAMIKSILGKSIDIHGGGIDLIFPHHENEIAQGVGCNSCKYVNYWMHNNFINMSGEKMSKSLGNIITARAFMDEYHPEVLKYIMLSTHYRSMLDVTDEKIDQAFSGAIRVYRALQVAKHVATFTTNESAKVNKKLAEDLKRLDAKILKACNDDFNTSEMMSAIYEAVKTFNALNLEKKAKDVNSAPTAIAFGKWIAKYGKMSALFAMDPEQFLNEIKEVQIRRKGIALDKVEELLAKRADARAAKDWDAADAARDELNALGIDFQESGDEVTWSVRV from the coding sequence GTGTCACTAGTAGTTTACAATACTTTAACAAAGAAGAAAGAAACTTTTACGCCGTTAGAAGAAGGCAAAGTTAAGCTTTATCTTTGTGGGCCAACAGTTTATGGGCCACTCCATATTGGAAACTTTAGAGGGCCGATCTTTTTCAACTTCGCAAGAAACTGGATGGAGCATATCGGATACGATGTTAACTTCGTTTATAACTATACTGATGTTGATGACAAGATCATTAATAAGGCCAATGAGGAAGGTGTTGATTCACTTGAAATTTCAGAGCGCTATATAAAATACTTTCAAGAAGACTTTGGACGTCTAGGGCTTCGTCCTCATACACATAATCCAAAAGTAACAGATTATATCCCTCAAATCATTGAGTACGTTCAAGGCATTATTGATAATGGTATGGCCTATGTTGTTGACGGAGAAGTTTTCTACGAGACAACAAAGCTTGATTCATATGGAGAGTTATCGGGCGTAAATCTAGACGAATTAAATTCGGGAGAGCGAGTCGAAGTCGACGAGCGAAAGAAAGACCCAAAGGACTTCGTTCTTTGGAAGCCTGCTAAACCAGGTGAGCCGTCATGGGATTCACCATGGGGGAAAGGTCGCCCAGGTTGGCATATTGAATGTTCGGCCATGATTAAATCAATTCTTGGAAAATCAATTGATATTCACGGTGGTGGTATTGATTTAATCTTCCCACATCATGAAAACGAAATTGCTCAAGGTGTAGGATGTAATTCATGTAAGTACGTAAATTATTGGATGCATAATAACTTCATCAATATGAGTGGTGAGAAGATGAGTAAGTCCCTTGGGAATATCATCACAGCTCGCGCATTCATGGATGAGTATCACCCAGAAGTTTTAAAATACATTATGCTTTCAACTCACTATCGTTCGATGCTTGATGTAACAGATGAAAAAATTGATCAGGCCTTTAGTGGAGCGATTAGAGTTTATCGCGCTCTTCAAGTGGCAAAGCATGTTGCGACTTTTACAACTAATGAAAGTGCAAAAGTTAATAAGAAACTTGCAGAAGATCTAAAGCGTCTGGATGCTAAAATTCTAAAAGCATGTAATGATGATTTTAATACAAGTGAGATGATGTCGGCTATCTATGAAGCAGTTAAGACATTTAATGCTCTTAATCTTGAAAAGAAAGCAAAGGATGTGAACTCGGCACCTACAGCTATCGCATTTGGCAAATGGATTGCTAAGTATGGAAAGATGAGTGCTCTATTTGCTATGGATCCAGAGCAATTCTTAAATGAGATTAAAGAAGTTCAAATCAGAAGAAAGGGAATTGCACTTGATAAAGTGGAAGAGCTTCTTGCAAAGCGTGCGGATGCTCGTGCTGCAAAAGACTGGGACGCTGCTGATGCTGCCCGCGATGAATTAAACGCTCTCGGGATTGATTTCCAAGAAAGTGGTGATGAGGTTACTTGGTCAGTACGTGTCTAA
- a CDS encoding patatin-like phospholipase family protein, producing MNRFILLLSFLFCFQSFAKQVNTALVVSGGVSLGSYEGGFLSYLTEFEKLNYQAQRTPQIYAGASAGSINALITFLEAGRASGGEYIVKDSLFWRLWVPLGIDRLADYKQMSMTNFLSKKPIQAMYQDARNIWNEGLRADIDIVFGVTLTQKKPEIIEVYKGGRKFPQMLNEAIFRIRGRGQGKAPIIENYPIATNSTRQIYLPFTKNQNENLSKLLQVIEASGAFPLAFKPVDIEYCKYKDFKRKKSCPKKSIKKRTFIDGGMFNNIPLTIVNKVSKHKVAKDNLLLIIDPSDEHLLYETREFQGNGKEVAKYVLDIFDSFIGTARSRETIAFYESPSFSNSMSSTVSLPLASSPMYAFFGFFEEDFRRFDFLIGYADSKKFTSDYIKKNHFGRSFKMPSHIQFDQDETCIVNIVESKDFDHICLNKLNKNLKTILRVSVAKVIENCEQGLELKLCNRKESLKQSRLFEGRYEEFKFKENENVTQYTLRKLKDERFLFNELHKTEKRINRSDAPYLVINKLHTAIESYTDKLSSTEKFVAKLGSKAYLDSIFYIPYDSYLSIDLGTLTEISYSRAFDDYSREIKSWRWSVGFMLNSVMDFQESKDDDNVFIPNIGIEKTMLSWSDEGLQVSLGLRGGYMFSSADKYGSSYCETARANFKACSGIYGQFYPLFTIYEKVRIKPFVHYIQAKENKEFGTGLELGLNL from the coding sequence ATGAATCGATTTATCCTACTATTGAGCTTCCTCTTTTGTTTTCAATCTTTTGCAAAACAAGTTAATACTGCCCTAGTCGTTAGTGGTGGTGTCTCCCTTGGTTCTTATGAGGGTGGATTTCTAAGTTACCTAACTGAATTTGAAAAATTAAATTATCAAGCACAACGTACTCCGCAAATTTACGCAGGAGCATCTGCTGGTAGTATAAATGCTCTTATTACTTTTCTTGAAGCTGGGAGAGCTAGTGGGGGAGAGTATATCGTTAAGGATTCGCTATTTTGGCGACTTTGGGTTCCACTAGGAATTGATCGATTGGCCGATTATAAACAAATGTCCATGACAAATTTCTTATCTAAGAAACCTATTCAAGCAATGTATCAAGATGCTCGTAATATTTGGAATGAAGGATTACGAGCTGATATCGATATTGTTTTTGGAGTAACTCTTACTCAGAAGAAGCCTGAAATTATTGAAGTTTATAAAGGTGGAAGAAAGTTTCCTCAAATGTTAAATGAGGCCATCTTTCGTATTCGTGGACGTGGACAAGGGAAAGCTCCCATTATTGAAAATTATCCAATAGCGACAAACTCTACGAGACAAATTTACTTACCATTTACTAAGAATCAAAATGAAAATTTATCAAAACTTCTACAAGTTATTGAAGCATCTGGTGCCTTCCCTTTGGCCTTCAAGCCTGTCGATATAGAGTATTGTAAGTATAAAGACTTTAAAAGAAAAAAGTCTTGTCCAAAGAAATCGATTAAGAAGAGAACTTTTATCGATGGTGGTATGTTTAATAATATCCCACTAACCATTGTAAATAAGGTATCAAAACACAAAGTCGCCAAGGATAATTTACTTCTAATCATTGATCCAAGTGATGAGCACTTACTTTATGAAACACGAGAATTTCAGGGGAATGGCAAAGAAGTTGCAAAGTATGTTCTTGATATTTTTGACAGCTTCATTGGGACGGCCCGTTCTCGTGAGACTATCGCTTTTTATGAGTCACCGAGTTTCTCTAATTCGATGAGCTCCACAGTCTCTCTACCGTTGGCCTCTTCTCCTATGTATGCTTTCTTTGGATTTTTTGAAGAAGACTTTAGACGTTTCGATTTTTTAATTGGTTATGCTGATTCTAAAAAATTCACGAGTGACTATATTAAGAAGAATCACTTTGGACGAAGTTTTAAGATGCCTTCTCATATTCAGTTTGACCAAGATGAAACGTGTATTGTGAATATCGTTGAATCAAAGGACTTTGATCACATTTGTCTTAATAAACTGAATAAGAATTTAAAAACAATTCTTAGGGTTTCAGTCGCGAAGGTTATTGAAAATTGTGAGCAAGGACTAGAGCTAAAACTATGTAATAGGAAAGAGTCGTTGAAGCAGAGTCGTTTATTTGAAGGCCGTTATGAAGAATTTAAATTCAAAGAAAATGAAAATGTTACACAATACACTTTAAGAAAACTTAAGGATGAGCGCTTCCTTTTTAACGAGCTACATAAAACAGAAAAGCGGATTAATCGAAGTGATGCTCCTTATTTAGTGATAAACAAATTACATACTGCAATCGAGTCATATACTGACAAGCTAAGTAGCACTGAAAAATTTGTTGCTAAACTTGGTTCGAAAGCCTACCTCGACTCCATTTTTTATATTCCCTACGATTCTTACCTTTCTATTGATTTGGGAACACTTACAGAAATTTCATACTCTCGCGCTTTTGATGACTACTCTCGTGAGATAAAGAGTTGGCGCTGGAGTGTTGGCTTTATGTTAAATTCGGTAATGGACTTTCAAGAATCTAAGGATGATGACAATGTGTTTATCCCCAATATCGGAATCGAAAAAACGATGTTGAGTTGGTCAGATGAAGGTTTACAAGTTTCATTAGGGCTACGTGGCGGTTATATGTTTTCAAGCGCTGATAAATACGGTTCATCTTATTGTGAGACGGCCCGTGCAAACTTTAAGGCCTGCTCTGGAATTTACGGCCAGTTCTATCCACTTTTTACGATTTATGAAAAAGTAAGAATTAAGCCATTCGTACACTATATTCAGGCGAAAGAGAATAAAGAATTTGGAACAGGTCTTGAGCTAGGGCTTAACCTTTAG
- the lgt gene encoding prolipoprotein diacylglyceryl transferase, whose translation MITWNVDPEIFRIGPIAVRYYSLMFIVGFFIGERYCRRYLIKEKNFTTDEVSSLLNYMIVGCVVGARLGHCLFYEPGYYLNNPLEILYVWKGGLASHGGFLGVIASIYAFKKRVKDVPLMWLLDLVAAPALMTGGFIRLGNLMNSEIFGHPTNLPWAFKFVRADNIARHPTQLYEALGFFAISGLVYYLYSKYHNKWQSGRFLGIIFIGGFSWRFFVEFFKENQVAFEQGMALNMGQILSIPLIIVGLILVLYKPVTKG comes from the coding sequence ATGATTACATGGAATGTTGATCCAGAAATATTTAGAATCGGACCGATTGCTGTTCGTTATTACTCACTAATGTTTATCGTTGGTTTCTTTATTGGTGAGCGCTATTGTCGCCGCTACCTTATCAAAGAAAAAAACTTTACAACAGACGAAGTTAGCTCACTTTTAAATTATATGATCGTTGGCTGCGTCGTAGGCGCTCGTCTAGGTCACTGTCTCTTTTATGAGCCAGGTTATTATTTAAATAATCCACTAGAGATTCTCTATGTATGGAAAGGTGGACTAGCAAGCCACGGAGGCTTCCTTGGTGTTATCGCTTCAATTTATGCCTTCAAAAAAAGAGTTAAAGATGTTCCTCTAATGTGGCTTCTTGATCTCGTTGCGGCGCCGGCCCTTATGACCGGTGGATTTATTAGACTTGGAAACCTCATGAATTCTGAGATCTTTGGACATCCAACAAATCTTCCATGGGCATTTAAATTTGTTCGCGCAGATAATATTGCTCGCCACCCAACTCAGCTCTATGAAGCACTTGGCTTCTTTGCCATTTCCGGACTTGTTTACTACCTCTATTCAAAGTATCACAATAAGTGGCAATCTGGGCGCTTCCTAGGAATCATTTTTATTGGAGGATTCTCTTGGCGCTTTTTTGTGGAATTCTTTAAAGAAAACCAAGTTGCATTTGAACAAGGCATGGCACTTAATATGGGACAAATACTAAGTATCCCACTTATTATTGTTGGACTTATCTTAGTTCTTTATAAGCCTGTGACTAAAGGTTAA
- the priA gene encoding primosomal protein N': MQDVNTLNAKHYCQVAVDYPKLPSVLTYKTLGEEIPVGTLVEVPLGRRKAKGVVVPFTISQKELEETISKYKLRPINEVLAPEFSLSESEMKLYDWMSRYYHYNLGRLAWDCLPKILKRPREVETQFGDNQDFEHELSPLQKPIYESINAKLDLGFDRFLVHGVTGSGKTLIYLHLIKNVLKKGKSVLFLLPEINLTPQFMETFKKYLDCPILPYHSGVTPSHKNAIWKFLKKSDRPVLLMGVRSSVFLPVENLGLVIVDEEHDSSFKQTDRCPYNGRDVAIKKAQLFNAPVVLGSATPSLENYYTFSKLKPENYFSLEKRVAGSFPEIELLDSRSHGAKKDMDALSIWPFEKRSIDMISEAIDRKEQVLVFVNRLGFSNYLQCRSCGYKFEDPNTGVPLRYFKNKNILSSSHSDYQIPRPEICPECGNMNLLQKGFGTERLQEVLQDFFPTKKIERFDRDEITNLDKLEDKLTRFHKGEIDIFVGTQMLSKGHNFKKVNLVLILGTDSMLNFPDFRAMEKAYQMIVQILGRAGRYSNHAKVAIQTMLPDNTMFDFIKSHSFSGFYDFELTTREFGLFPPFTKMANIHVSGRNRDKIIANLSSEIHKLRALMDQLGIDGQVWGPTPAMIERRANMFTWSMSLMCKNGGELNKVLQIFRAQNKIDYSFSVKIDVDPIDT, from the coding sequence ATGCAAGACGTTAATACACTAAACGCTAAACATTATTGCCAAGTAGCAGTTGATTATCCAAAACTTCCAAGTGTCCTAACATATAAGACACTTGGTGAGGAAATTCCTGTTGGTACCCTCGTGGAAGTCCCTCTCGGCCGAAGAAAGGCCAAGGGTGTTGTTGTGCCATTTACGATCTCACAAAAAGAATTAGAAGAGACGATTTCTAAGTATAAGCTTAGGCCAATAAATGAAGTTCTTGCTCCAGAGTTTTCTTTATCTGAAAGTGAGATGAAGCTTTATGATTGGATGTCTCGTTACTATCACTATAATCTTGGACGACTTGCTTGGGATTGCTTACCTAAAATCTTAAAACGGCCACGTGAAGTCGAAACTCAATTTGGAGATAATCAAGACTTTGAGCATGAATTATCTCCGCTACAAAAACCTATTTATGAAAGTATCAATGCAAAGCTTGATCTTGGTTTTGATCGCTTTCTCGTTCATGGTGTGACCGGATCTGGTAAAACTTTAATCTATCTTCACTTGATTAAGAATGTGTTAAAGAAAGGAAAAAGTGTTCTTTTCTTGCTTCCTGAAATTAATTTAACGCCTCAATTTATGGAGACGTTTAAAAAATACTTAGACTGTCCTATTCTTCCTTACCATTCTGGAGTAACACCTTCTCACAAAAATGCAATTTGGAAATTTCTAAAGAAATCAGACCGGCCAGTGTTGTTAATGGGAGTACGTTCAAGTGTATTTCTACCAGTTGAAAATCTCGGTCTTGTTATTGTTGATGAGGAGCACGATAGTTCATTTAAACAAACAGATCGTTGTCCATATAATGGGCGTGATGTGGCAATTAAGAAAGCACAGCTTTTTAATGCTCCAGTTGTTCTTGGAAGTGCAACACCTTCTCTTGAAAATTATTATACTTTTTCAAAACTTAAGCCGGAGAATTACTTCTCTCTTGAAAAAAGAGTTGCAGGAAGTTTTCCTGAAATTGAACTATTGGATTCTCGCTCACACGGAGCAAAGAAAGATATGGATGCATTATCAATTTGGCCTTTTGAAAAGAGGTCAATTGATATGATTAGTGAGGCCATAGATAGAAAGGAGCAAGTACTTGTCTTTGTTAATCGTCTTGGTTTCTCTAACTATCTTCAATGTCGTAGTTGTGGTTATAAATTTGAAGACCCCAATACAGGTGTTCCACTAAGATATTTTAAAAATAAAAATATACTCTCAAGTTCTCATTCAGATTATCAAATTCCGCGACCTGAGATTTGTCCTGAATGTGGAAATATGAATCTTCTGCAAAAAGGCTTTGGTACAGAAAGACTGCAAGAGGTCTTACAAGATTTTTTTCCGACTAAGAAAATTGAGAGGTTTGATCGCGATGAGATCACAAATCTTGATAAACTTGAAGATAAGCTTACGCGCTTTCATAAAGGTGAAATTGATATTTTTGTTGGAACCCAAATGCTCTCTAAAGGTCACAACTTCAAGAAGGTTAATCTCGTTTTGATATTGGGAACAGATTCAATGTTAAACTTCCCTGATTTTAGGGCCATGGAAAAAGCTTACCAGATGATTGTGCAAATCCTTGGACGGGCCGGACGCTATTCAAATCACGCTAAGGTTGCTATTCAAACGATGCTTCCTGATAATACAATGTTTGACTTTATCAAGTCACATAGCTTCTCTGGCTTTTATGATTTTGAATTAACGACGCGAGAATTCGGTCTTTTTCCTCCGTTTACAAAGATGGCCAATATTCATGTTTCAGGTAGAAATCGTGATAAGATTATTGCCAATCTCTCAAGTGAGATTCATAAGCTACGTGCTCTCATGGACCAACTTGGTATTGATGGCCAGGTTTGGGGCCCTACTCCTGCTATGATTGAAAGGCGTGCGAATATGTTCACGTGGAGTATGTCTTTGATGTGTAAGAATGGGGGAGAGCTCAATAAGGTCTTGCAGATTTTTCGCGCCCAAAATAAGATCGACTATTCTTTTTCGGTGAAAATTGATGTGGATCCAATAGATACTTAA